The genomic stretch GGATGGGCTTCTTCTGGATGATCTTCATCACCCTGATGCTGCCGGTGGAGGTTCGCATCCTGCCGACCTACAAGGTGATCGTCGATCTCGGGTTGCTGGATACTTATGCAGGCCTGACGCTGCCGCTGATGGCATCCGCGACGGCCACTTTCCTGTTCCGGCAGTTCTTCCTGACGATCCCGGGGGAAATGGTCGAGGCGGCGCGCATCGACAACGCAGGGCCCTTCCGCTTCATGAAGGATATCCTGCTGCCGCTGTCGAAGACCAATATCGCAGCGCTCTTCGTGATCCTCTTCATCTACGGCTGGACGCAGTATCTCTGGCCGCTCCTCGTCACCAACGACGCGAAGATGAACACGATCATCATCGGGCTGCGGCGCATGGTCGATTTCACCGACGCTTCCACCCCGTGGAACTACGTCATGGTAACCGCGGTGCTCGCCATCATCCCGCCTGTGCTGGTGGTGGTTCTGATGCAGCGCTGGTTCGTCAAGGGTCTTGTGGAGACTGAAAAGTAATGGCCGGAATTGAACTGAAGGATGTCCGCAAGGTCTATGGCGGCAATATCGAGGCGATCAAGGGCGTGTCGCTGAAGATCGAGGACGGCGAGATGATCGTCCTGGTCGGCCCGTCCGGATGTGGTAAGTCAACGCTCTTGCGCATGATCGCCGGCCTGGAGAGCATCTCCGGCGGCGAGATCGTTATCGGTGACAGGGTCGTCAACCAGTTGGAACCGTCGCAGCGCGACATCGCAATGGTCTTCCAGAACTACGCGCTCTACCCGCACATGACGGTGCGGCAAAACCTCGCCTACGGCCTAAAGAACCGCAACACGCCGAAGGAGGAGATCGACCGCCGCATCACCGAGGCCGCGAAGGCGCTGGAGATCGAGCAATTCCTCGAGCGCAAGCCGCGCCAGCTGTCGGGTGGCCAGCGGCAGCGCGTGGCCATGGGGCGGGCGATCGTCCGTAAGCCTGCGGCCTTCCTGTTCGACGAGCCGCTGTCGAACCTCGACGCCAAGCTGCGCGTCCAGATGCGTGTCGAGATCCGTCGCCTCCAACGCTCTCTCGCGACGACCAGCGTCTACGTGACCCACGACCAGATGGAGGCGATGACGCTTGCCGATCGGCTCGTTGTCTTGAACGGCGGAAAGATCGAGCAGGTCGGCACGCCAATCGAGCTCTATGAGCGCCCGGCCTCCACCTTCGTCGCGACCTTCATCGGCTCGCCGTCGATGAACCTCCTGAAGCGCAAGGCGGTTGAAGGGAGTGGCTGGTCGCTCTCCAGCGGTTCGGGCGTGGCGGTGAACGTGGATACCGTGGGTATCCGCCCCGAAGACATCGTCATCGCCGACGAGAATGCGCCCTCGGATTTCGTGGGCGAGGTGAAGGTGGATGCGGTCGAGCTGGTGGGCGCCGAGAGCTACGTGCATGCCTCGCTCGCCGACGGCAGCCCCATCGTGTTCCGCGTCGCCGGTCGTTCCCAGATCGGCATCGGTGAGACGATCCGCATCGCCGCGGCACAGGCCGACATCCACCTGTTCGACGAAGCCGGAAAGCGCCTCGCCTAGGCAACTCCCGGCCCTTCGGAACTGGAATGACAAAGCCCCCGGCGGTGTCTCCGCCGAGGGCTTTTTCTTTACGTCGCTCTGAAGATTATTCTTCGTCGCCTTCGCGATCGGCGTCCGGATCGAAGAAGTCTTCCGGACGAAGTGCGTCTTCGTCGACACCGTAGATGGCATCAGCAGAGGTGAGGGTCTCGCCCTTCGCCTGGCGCTCGGCTTCTTCGACAGTACGGGCGACGTTGATCTCGATCTCAATCTCGACTTCCGCGTGCAGCAGGAGCGTCACCTTGTGCAGGCCGATTGTCTTGATCGGCAGGCTGAGGTCGACCTGGTTGCGGCCGATGTTGAAGCCTTCGGCAGCCAGCGCCTCGATGATGTCGCGAGCAGCGACGGAGCCGTAGAGCTGACCGGTTTCGCCGGCGGAACGGACCATGACGAAGGTCTTGCCTTCAAGCGCGTCGGCAACCTTCTGGGCTTCCGAACGGCGCTCGAGGTTGCGGGCTTCGAGGGTTGCACGTTCTGCTTCGAAGCGCTTCTTGTTGGCGTCGTTGGCGCGCAGCGCCTTGCCCTGCGGCAGGAGGTAGTTGCGGGCGTAGCCGTCGCGGACCTTTACAGTCTCGCCCATCTGGCCGAGCCGGGCAATCCGTTCAAGGAGAATGACATCCATGGGTTTGTCCTTTCGAGTTTCAGTTAGCTT from Pseudorhizobium banfieldiae encodes the following:
- the ugpE gene encoding sn-glycerol-3-phosphate ABC transporter permease UgpE, translating into MIENRPVARLMAHLMLVIGIIIVAFPIYYTFVASTMTSVEIIRPPMSLLPGDHLVENYTGAMSGGLEQVVGVSLERLLFNTFVVAMAIAIGKIIISFLSAFAIVFFRFPFRMGFFWMIFITLMLPVEVRILPTYKVIVDLGLLDTYAGLTLPLMASATATFLFRQFFLTIPGEMVEAARIDNAGPFRFMKDILLPLSKTNIAALFVILFIYGWTQYLWPLLVTNDAKMNTIIIGLRRMVDFTDASTPWNYVMVTAVLAIIPPVLVVVLMQRWFVKGLVETEK
- a CDS encoding sn-glycerol-3-phosphate import ATP-binding protein UgpC, translated to MAGIELKDVRKVYGGNIEAIKGVSLKIEDGEMIVLVGPSGCGKSTLLRMIAGLESISGGEIVIGDRVVNQLEPSQRDIAMVFQNYALYPHMTVRQNLAYGLKNRNTPKEEIDRRITEAAKALEIEQFLERKPRQLSGGQRQRVAMGRAIVRKPAAFLFDEPLSNLDAKLRVQMRVEIRRLQRSLATTSVYVTHDQMEAMTLADRLVVLNGGKIEQVGTPIELYERPASTFVATFIGSPSMNLLKRKAVEGSGWSLSSGSGVAVNVDTVGIRPEDIVIADENAPSDFVGEVKVDAVELVGAESYVHASLADGSPIVFRVAGRSQIGIGETIRIAAAQADIHLFDEAGKRLA
- the rplI gene encoding 50S ribosomal protein L9 translates to MDVILLERIARLGQMGETVKVRDGYARNYLLPQGKALRANDANKKRFEAERATLEARNLERRSEAQKVADALEGKTFVMVRSAGETGQLYGSVAARDIIEALAAEGFNIGRNQVDLSLPIKTIGLHKVTLLLHAEVEIEIEINVARTVEEAERQAKGETLTSADAIYGVDEDALRPEDFFDPDADREGDEE